TGTCACCGGACCCCACGTTCATCCAGCGGATGGCCTTGCCGGAACCCACGTCAGTGCTGCTCGATGCCTGGCTCACCAGCCTGTTGATCGCCGTGCTGGTGTACAGTGGCCAACTTGTTTGGATGCGCCGTGCAGTGGTATTGCAACATCGCCGCGAGCTGGCCAGTGCCGAAGAAAAAGCCTTGCTCAGTGCCAAGGCCAAACTTGAGCAACTGGTGCAGGAGCGAACCTCACAGCTTGAAAAAATGGGCACCTTGCAGCGGACCATTCTGAATGCGGCCTCCTACGCCATTATTGCCACCGATCCCAACGGCATTATCACTGTGTTTAATCCGTCGGCCGAACGGCTGCTGGGCTACAGCGCCAGGGAGATGATAGGACTCCAGACGCCTGCCGTTTTTCATCTGGAAGACGAAGTGGTGCGCCGGGCTGCGCAGCTGACTGATGAACTGGGTACGCCAGTTGAGCCCGGGTTCGACGTCTTTGTTGCCAAGGCGAGACTCAGCGAAACAGACACCAATAATTGGACCTATATCAGTAAAACAGGGGCCCGCGTTACGGTAAAACTCAGTGTGACCACCCTCTATGGTGAAGATAAAGACATCATGGGGTATTTGGGGATTGCCTATGACCTGACCGAGCAGTTAAAGCGTGAGCAAGAGCTGGCCGATGCCCGCGAACAAGCGCTGCAGGCAAGCCGAACCAAGTCTGACTTTCTGGCCAATATGAGTCACGAAATCCGCACCCCCATGAATGCGGTTCTCGGGCTTTTGCAAATGACATTACAGACCGAACTGCCACCCCGCCCAAGAGACTATTTGCAAAAGACCCAGCAAGCGGCCAAATCTCTGCTGGCGCTGTTGAATGACATTCTGGACTTTTCCAAAATTGAAGCGGGCCGGATTGAGCTTGAGCAGCAAGACTTTTCGCTGCAACAACTTCTGGGGGAAATGGGCAGTATTCTTTCTTCACAGGTGCAGCAAAAAAACATCGAGCTGGTATACCAGGTTGCGCCTTCTGTGCCGGATCAGCTGATTGGCGACAGTCTCAGGCTGAGGCAAATTCTGCTGAACGTGTTAAGCAACGCCATCAAGTTTACCGAGGCAGGTAATATCATCACCCGTATCGATGCCGACCTGGGAGACAAAGGTGTCTGTCAGTTGCATATTGAAATCCAGGACTCAGGTATCGGCATGACGGATGCCCAGCAAGCAATTATATTCAAAGGTTTTTCACAGGCAGATTCCTCAATTTCACGCCGCTATGGCGGCACGGGGCTTGGCCTTGCCATTACCCGTGAGCTGGTGCACCTGATGCAGGGTGACATCCGCGTTACCAGCAGCCCCGGGGTGGGTAGTACGTTCATCATCGATGTTCAGCTGGGATTTGATGCCGCTAAAAATAGCTTGGGTACCCGCTTCAGTGGCGTGAAGGTATTGCTGGTGGAAGATAACCAGACCTCCCGCCTGGTGTTCAGCGAACTGCTGCGGGATCTGGGGTGTGAGGTCACATCGCTCGATAATGGCCTGACAGCCCTGAAGACGATAGAAACCATGGCGCCTGATTCCTTCGATGTGCTGCTGGCGGATTGGCAGCTACCGGGGCTGGACGGGCTTGAGCTGGCTTCGCGGGTGCGCCATCTTGAGTCCCTCACCAGGCAGCCCGGTATCGTTATTGTCACCGCCTTCAGTCAGGCGATGCTCGAGGCGCAGCTTAAGCACAGGGAAGAGGAATTTGACGCCACTCTGATTAAGCCTGTGACCCGTGACATGTTGAGGCGCTGCCTGCAAAGGGTGTTGGACCGCCACAGCGACGATAGCCTGAACAAGTTGTTTCATCTGCCATCGGCCCCCATTCTGGTCGGCAGGCGACTCCTGCTGGTGGAAGACAATGCCATCAATCGCCTGATTGCCACCAGTCTGTTGGGCCAGCTTGGTGCAGAGGTTACCGAGGCCGTGGATGGATTTCAGGCATTGGAGATTCTCACCCGTCAGCAGTTTGATTTGGTGTTAATGGATATCCAGATGCCGGGGATGGACGGTTACCAAACCACCCGTAAAATTCGCAACGAGCTTATGCTCGCCGATTTGCCCATTATTGCCATGACCGCCAACGCCATGCCGGAAGATAAGCTGGCTTGTCGGGATGCGGGCATGAACGACCACATAGCAAAGCCATTTGAGATAGATGAAGTCGCGGAAAAGTTGCTTCAGCACCTGAGTATGCCTGAGTACGAGAGCATGCCCGGCGTTGCCGCCGCTGATGAAGTTCCCTTCGGTGCGGACTCCTTTACAGGCGCGCCTGTTGAGGCCATATCCGATACGTTATCGCTGCCCATGGATGCCCTGCCAGAGTCGGTCAGACAGTTTTCTCAGGCCAATGGTCTTGATCTGGAGCAAGCCTGCAAACGTTTGGGGGACCGTGAGCTCTATACCAGTGTTATCGATCAGTTTTTGCTGGATGTACGCCAGGCACAAACGGGTCTGTCTGTGCCTGAACTTGCGATGAAAGAAGCGAGAATTCAGTACCATAGCCTTAAAAGTGGCGCAGCCAGTTGCGGCTTTGGTGAGCTGGCACAGCTTCTGAAACAAGCAGAAGCCAGCTGCCGAGAGGAAAGTGAAGCGAATGTCGTCCCCGATGAGAATGTGGTCAGGTTGCTGCCTGAGGCCATTTCGCAGCTTGAGCAGTTACAAACGCTGCTATCGCCACAAGTGCAAAAGTCCGCTGCCACTTCACAAACAGCCCTGTCGCACGCAGAGCTGGCGGCACAACTAACGACACTGCAGCAGCTCCTTGGCAAGTCAGATATGGCGGCGTTGGATTTGCTTACAAGCCTGCGCGAGCCTTTGGCGGAGCAGGATGCCGTGCTCACCGGAAAGTTACTGGAAGCCGCAAATAACTTGGATTTTAATCAATCACTTGTTCTACTATCGGCTTTTCAGGGATTCGAGAAGATAGGATGATAAATCAGGAACCACCATTCACGGGCAGCGAAGATGCCCCGCCCAAGGTGCTGATAGTTGACGATAACCCAGCCAATATTCAGATGGTTTATCACATCATAAAAGGCCAGTATCAGGTGCTGATGGCCACCTCGGGCCGCAGTGCCATTGAAATATGCCTGGAGATGTTGCCGGATCTGGTGTTGATGGATGTGATGATGCCTGACCTCAGTGGCCTGGATACCTGCAAACTGATGAAGCAGCATCCTGAGCTTGCCAATATCCCAGTGATTTTTGTGACAGGCCTGCACAGTCAGGACGATGAAAACGCCTGCTGGGATGCCGGTGGCGTGGATTTTATCCCCAAACCCTTCAACGCCACCACCCTGAAGAATCGCATCAAGGTCCATTTGATGCTTAAGCGCCAGAGTGATTTATTGCGGCGGCTCGCGTTTCTGGATGGCCTGACCGGGGTGAAAAATCGTCATTTCTTCGATCAATATCTTGAGACTCAACTGATGTTGGCCAGGCGCCAGTCCCAGGCGATTTGTGTGCTGATGGTGGATATCGACTATTTCAAGCAGTACAACGACAGCTTTGGGCATCAGATGGGGGACGAGGCGCTGCGCTCTGTGGCAAAGGCGCTGGGGGGAAGTTGCCGCAGACCGGCGGATTTGGTGGCGCGCTATGGCGGCGAAGAGTTTGTAATAGTGCTGCCCAACACACCTCAGACCGGGGTAGAACGGGTTGTCGAACGCATTCAGGCGGCCATAGCCGGGCTTGTTATCGCCCATCCGGCATCGGCAACTGGCTTTCTGACCGTGAGCATTGGAGGCATGATTTGGCTCGCAGGCTACCAAAGCACAGAGGCCCTGCTCGGTGAGGCCGATAAAAGGCTCTACCGTGCCAAAAGCCTGGGGCGGAACCAGGCCTGTCTTGACGTGAATATGGTCTGAGCGCCAATAAAAACGGCAGAACTGGATTCTGCCGTTTGTTCAAGCACGCAAGGCCAGTCTGATTGACCGGCAAATTAAGCGCCTATTGGGCTTTACTCTCATCAAACCGGGCCTTGGCAGCCTCGACTTTGGCAAAATCCAGCCCCAGCTCATCCACCGCCTCTTTGATAAGCCCTGGATTTTGCATCACCAGCATCATCATGCCCTGGAGTTTTTCAGGTGCAATACCAAGCTGGCCCAGCACGCCCATGGCCATCAGCGGGTTTTCGGTCAGGGTTTGGAACAGGCTTTTTACCTGCTCATCACTCACATTGTGCTCTTTGAGCAGCGCAATAATGGGGTTCATCGCGTTTCCTTTAACCTCAGTCAAACATCAGGATGGGCGGATTCTAGCAGACTTGAATGCGGAAGTTGATGCCGTCTCAATACCTGTAGTGTTCAGGGCAAGCGCGTGAGCGGTAATCTGCCCGGCCGGCATGGGAGCCGGGCATTTATCGGGCGCATGCTTATCTGCGACGAATAAAGGACTCAATGTAGGCCGGTGTGCGGGCATTGAGTATCGGGTCGGCAGAAGGGGTAATGCCCTTTGGCAGCAGCACGGGATTGAAGATACCTTCACCGCATTGGGTAACGTCGGGGGCGTTGTCTCTTTGTCCGTCGATGACCAGCTTGCCCGCCAATAACCGGGTACGTGAGTCCGGCCAGGTGACGGTGGGATCGTTGATGATATCGCCTTCTTCTGCCAGCTGAATGTAGAGCTCCCATTGGGCCGGTTGTGTCTGAATACGCGCCAGCAACTCTGGTTTCAGGAAGTTGTCATCCATTGTGGCAAGCTCGTCTTTACTGAGGGCCGCGGTGCCTGCCAGTGGCTCAAAAATCCATTTACCGGCAATGGGCTCTGCTGTTTTGCCCGATTGAGACTGACGGAAATAAAAGCTGTTTACACCAAAGTAGCGGCTGCTCGCGAAGCTGGGGCTCGGTGGCAGCTGCGCCACATAATCGAGAAAGCGTTTGGCATCGGGCTTATTGTCCACAAGCCATTGCTTGCCTTCGGGCCCCTCTTTGATTTTGGTTTGGAAGCTGTAAAAGTCGTCCAGATTACTGGCAAAGAAGATGGGCACATTGGTGGTAACAAAGTTAAGGCTTTCTTTGTCGCCATCGATCTTCAGCGACATAAAGCGTCCCGGGGTTTTATCGGACAGTTTCGCATTGGTGCCACCTAACGAAAAGCGTGCCGTGACCTTGATAGGGCCCTGATTGAAGAAAGGAATGTCCAGATGTTGCTGCAATTCAGGCGCAGGGATAAAGCTGCCCGAGGTACAAAAGCCTTTGGCATGATTTCTGAGTTTAACTTTTTTGCCCGCCTCACGGCTGGCGTCGTCCAGGGTGCCATTAACGGCATCCACCAATTCGGCAATACTTTTGTCGCTCGCCATGGCTGCAGATGAAATAAGACTCAGGCTGGTGATAAGGCAGACTTTGGCGAGGGTTCTGTGTTTTTCCATGTTCACGGCAACTCCATTTGGTAGTTGAAGAATATGTTGTGATGTATCAATAGACACGGCAGCCGGTAAAAATCTTTCAGCCACCGGCAAAAATCAGGGTGTGGCGTTCAAGGCGCGCTATTGCAATAGGGGCCTTTCACCGGAGCAGGCATTACTTTTGCCCCGTCTATGGGCAGCAAAAAATCTGCTATTTCAGTGGCCAAAGTCCGGCAAAAAAATATTTTATCAGGGTGGGCTCCTGAGCTGGATTGTTGCGCCTATCTCTCGTATAAAGGCGGCATCACAGCCTGAGTATTGTGCTGTGAAGCCCCCGTGCCTGAATTCAGGTCTGCCGCTGCTGTGAGCCTCTATGCCAGATATCCAAGAACAAATCGCCCCCCGAGCCCTGCTCATTTCCATCCACACCCCCAACATAGGTGCCCGAGAGGTAGAAAGTTCTCTTGCGGAGCTGGCCCGTTTGGTGAGCACCCTGGGGTTTGCCGTGCATGGGACACAGACCCAAAGGCAACAGTCCACCAAGCGCCTGTCGGTACTGGGCAGCGGCAAGCTGGAGCAGCTCGCCCGGATGACCGGCGCCTTGGATGAGGCCGATGACTCCCTGGCCAACATTGATGAAGCCGGTTTGGAGGCTTTTTTGGCGGGCAGTCAGCGCCAGCATGCCAATGTGGTGGTGTTCGACTGCGACTTAAGCCCGATGCAGCTTAGAAACCTTGAAGATGCGCTCGGCGTCGAGGTGTTTGACCGCACCGGTATCATCATCGAGATTTTCAGCCGCCATGCCAGCAGTAAAACGGCGCGCTTGCAGGTGGAACTGGCGCGGCTCAACTATTTAACTCCCAGAGTACGCCGTGAACACAGCGGTGATAGACAGCGCATCGGGGGCCGCAGTGTGGGGGAGAGTGCTCTGGAGCTTGAACGCCGTGCTATCCGTGACAAGCAGGCCGAGTTGAGGCGCGACCTCAAAAAGGTGCAGGAGGTGATGCAGGAGCAAAAAAGCAGTCGTGCAGATATCCCGGTGGCGGCGCTGGTGGGCTATACCAACGCGGGTAAGTCCTCTCTGATGCGCGCGCTTACCGGCTCAGATGTGCTGGTGGAAAACAAGCTGTTTGCGACCCTGGATACGACGGTAAGAGCACTCTCGCCTCAGACCCAGCCGCGGATTCTGGTTTCTGATACGGTGGGCTTTATCAATAAGTTGCCCCACGATCTTGTGCCTGCGTTCCACTCCACCCTGGAAGAAGCCAGGGACGCCAGCCTGCTTTTGTATGTGGTGGATGCGAGTGACCGGGATTTTCGCACCCAGCTTGAGGTGGTGCGCTCGGTACTGTCGCAAATCAGCTTGGGTGGAAAAGACAAGTTGCTGTTTTTGAACAAGGTTGACTGCTTAAGCTCCGATGAGCGGGCCGCGCTGGCACAGGAGTTCCCCGATGCATTGCAAATCAGTGCCTTGGATCCTGAGGATGTGGCCCGGGTACATCAGGCCATAGTCGATGCCATTGCCAATCAGATGCACAGTGCTTGCTTTAATATCCCCTACGCCGCCAGCGCACTGATGGGGGACATTCACGGCAAGATGCAGGTCATCGACGAGGAATATCACGAGTCGGGTATGCGCATCACGGTGCGTGGCCGCAGCATGGATCTGGACAGGCTCAACAAGCGCCTGCTGACCGGCTACTGACAATGAACCGCATTACAGCCAGCTGAACCTTGCTCTGACTATGCCGCTGAATAACAATCAGGGCCGCATCCAGCGCAATAAAAAAGGGCCGCTACTGCAGCCCTTTTTTACCTTGGATACCCGGTTTACTTCATCAGCCAGGCGCGGTAAGACTTGCCTTTAATGCGGCCAGAGGTGATTTTACCGAGGGCCTTTTTAGCCACCTTACGGTTAACCGCCACATAGGCGCGGTAGTCGGTCACCAGAATCTTGCCCACCTGGGCACCTTCGATGCCGTTGTCGCCGGTGAGGGCTCCCAGGATATCGCCGGGACGCAGCTTATCCTTTTTACCGCCATCAATTTGCAAGGTGATCATGGCAGGCGCCTGGGGCGTGTTGCCAAGCAGGCTTGCTGAAGGCAGCGGCTCGCTTTGAATCTCGCGCGCCAGGTACTCTTCCAGCAGGGCTATCTTGTAGCCATCTTTGTCGTTATAGAAGGTAAAGGCGGCGCCCTTACTGCCCGCGCGGCCGGTGCGGCCAATGCGGTGAATATGCACTTCGGTATCGTGGGCCACATGGTAGTTGAATACCGCATCGAGGGCATCGATATCCAAACCCCGGGCGGCCACGTCGGTGGCCACCAGAACGCAGGCGCTCTTGTTGGCAAACTGCAGCAGGGTCTCGTCCCGGTCGCGCTGCTCCAAATCGCCGTGCAGCGCCAGCACGCTGAACCCCGCATTGGTGAGCTCATCAGCCACCTTTTGGGTTTCTCGCTTGGTGTTACAGAACACCACAGCACTTTCTGGCTTATGTTCAAGCAGCAACAATTGCAGCGCCTGCATGCGGGCTGCATCGTCGTCCAAATGGAAGAAGTGCTGGGCAATGGTGCTTTTTTCGTGGGTTGTGGCCACTTTCACCATCACGGGGTTATACATCACCTGCTGGGCAATGGATTGAATTTCTTCGGGGAAGGTGGCGCTGAACAGCAGGGTCTGACGCTCACGGGGGGCTCTTGCGATAATCGCATCCAGCTGTGGCTGAAAGCCCATTTCAAGCATGCGGTCGGCTTCATCGAGCACCAACATGTTGAGGTTACTTAAATCGAGGCGGTCGCGCTCAAGATGGTCCACAATTCGCCCCGGCGTGCCTACGATAATGTGGGCGCCATGCTCCAGCGAGCCTACCTGTGGCCCCATGGGCACGCCACCACAGAGGGTGAGTACCTTTACGTTGTGGATACCCCGGGCGAGGGTGCGGATTTCCTGGGCCACCTGATCGGCCAGCTCCCGGGTGGGGCACAGCACCAGGGTCTGAATACGAAAACGCTTCACATCCAGCTTGTTCAGTAACCCCAAACCAAAGGCCGCGGTTTTACCCGAGCCTGTCTTGCCCTGACCAATCACATCCTCACCCGCCAGAATAGCTGGCAAACTCTGGGCCTGAATGGGCGTCATCTCGTGGTAGCCCATGGAGGACAGGTTCTCAAGCAGTTCTGTTTTAAGCTTAAGGGTTGAGAATGCCAGTGAAGGCTGGGTATCTGAATTGCTCAAGGAAGGTATCCTGTGGTGGGTAACCAGGCTTAGGCCGGGTCACTGAAATGGCGTTATCACTGTGGTTTTACGAGTTGTCTGACGAGTGGCTCAAAAGCGTTGCGAATCGTCTGTCTGGTACTTCAGGGAGGGACAGATGCCGACTCCGCCCAAAAGCGAGCCTATTGTAGCAATAAAGCGCCGTCTTTGCCTCAAGACCTGAATAAAGGGGCAAACCCAGGGCAGGATCCCACTTTGAGTTGAACTTTTACACAGCCTTATGATCAGATCAGCATTAGTCATAACCAGCTGACAGACATGAATCTTTTGGAACACCTTGAAACACTGCCCGATCCTCGTAAGGAAATCAATCTTAAACACAACTTGGTTGACGTAGTCTTCCTGACACTCTCTGCCGTACTCAGCGGTGCAACCGGCTGGAAGTCGATCCAGGAGTTCGGTGAAGAACAACTCGACTGGTTACGGCAGTACCGCCAGTTTGAGTATGGTATCCCCAGACGACACTGTATCGCCAACATTATCAAAGCCTTGGATAGTGAGCTTCTGCTGCAAACGGTGTTCAGCTGGATCAACGAGAAACGGCAGAGCGAAGGTAAGTCGGTCATCGCTCTTGACGGTAAAACGATGCGCGGTGCGTGGAGTGACGACGTTAAAAATGCACTTCATGTCGTCAGTGCGTTCGATGTCAGCAACGGTGTCACGCTTTATCAGGACAGTTCGAATACCAAAGGCAAAGAAGCCGAGATTGCCCGAAACGTGATTGATGCCTTGGCACTGGATAACGCAATTGTCACGCTCGACGCGTTGCACTGCCAGGTCGCCACCATGAGCACAATTACACAGCGCAAAGGCGATTTCGTGATCCAGGTGAAGTCCAATCAAAAAGCGCTGCTTGAGGAAGTGCAGGCGTCATTCCGTAACCTTTATGACTCAAAGGAACTGGAAACGTATGAACAGTCCAACACCGGTCATGGCCGCAAGGAGTGCAGGACCGTGATGCAAACTGAAGCCGAGTTGTCACCAGACCTGAAAAAGAAATGGCCCCATATAAAGTCACTGATAGAGGTCGCCAGCGAGCGGACTGTTAATGGTAGCACATCATGTTCGTCACGTTGGTACGTCAGCTCCCTGCCAGTGGACGCTGAGGAAGCAGCTCGCACAATCCGCGACCACTGGGCCGTTGAGAACCAACTGCACTGGGTGCTGGACGTTGTTTTTCGCGAGGATGCTTTGAAAGTGTCAGATCCAGAGGGTGCTAAACATTTGGCCCTATTCAACCGTGCGGCACTAAGTGCAATAAAACAGCACAATGGCAAGAAAGACAGCCTTGCAGGTAAGCGCCGGCGTGCAGCTTGGAGCCCTGTATTTCGTTCAGAGCTGCTCTTTGGCTAAATTATGCACAAAGTGGAATCCCGCCCTGGGGGCAAACCAGACGTGGATGAATACAAAAAGCATGGTGTTTTTGCTTCGCGCTGCAAGTCTGCGTGAACAGGTTGAAGCCGAAGTCATGCCATCGCATACTAAACACGCGTCCACCGCAGTGATTCACCAATTGGCAGAAATGTATGGGCGATTAACAAGGAGTGGGTATCTATCCATTGTCTGCGAACCGAGGTCTGAAAGATCTCGAATGGTTTCGCACTGCTGATTTGAAGGCTGGTTCAGGGGCTTAATCAAAAAATTTGGCTGTTCTGACTTTGTCCCTTTGCCTGGCGCAGCTGGGATTTGCAGCTTACTTTTGCCGACTGTGGAAGAAGCGCTCGGCGTTGGCAAAAAGCATATCGCATTGCTTTTTCTGTTGGCCATATTCAACACTATCTTCTTCCAATGTATCAAGAACCGCTTTGGCAGTTTGATACTCACCGACCAGATGCTCGAACTTTTCGTCAAAATTATCTTTACGCACTTTTTTAGCGATTTTACGGTTAGATGGTTTACGCATAGTGTGCTCCTGTTACAATTCCAGCTTCTTTTTATCTTCACGAGCGATAAGAATATCTTCTATTCGCTTTCTGACGTGATGGCTGTTATTCGGCGTTTTGGGTTTTGAATTGTCACTCAGAGGTTTTTTGCCAGGCTTTTTAGTGCTCAAGGTGTGTTTCCTTTTCTGGTTGAATGTCAAAAGCTCCCAGGATTAAATCATGAGAGTTGCCAATTGCGCCTGTGCCTATAGACTCACCAATAGTTTTATTGATTTGTCATGTAATAGCAGGAATCAGTGATGAGTAAATAACGTGTTCTGTTGATATTATCGGTATTGATAACATGTGATGGTGATATTTGCTCTGCGGGGTTGTTGATTCAGCTTTGCAAATATTCAAGTTGTGTAGGTGCCTGCGTTGCCGTGGCAGCAGGCACCTCAGAAGTGCAAGCAGTTACGCCAGGGTGACGTTAGCGGCCTGTGGGCCTTTGCTGCCTTGCTCTACGTTGAACTGAACTTGCTGGCCTTCGGCTAATGTCTTAAAGCCATCTACGGCAATTGCTCTGAAGTGAACAAATACATCAGCACCACCGTTATCAGGGGTGATAAATCCAAAGCCTTTTGTTTCGTTGAACCATTTTACTAAACCAGTTGTTTTAATAGACATAAATATCTCGATATAAATTAAATTGAAGCTACAAATTGGAAATAAAGAAAAAGGAATCGCAGGATAAATATGACAAACTGATTCGTTTGAAACTGAGAAATACTTGAACTAAATATATCAATAGTAACTGTGCTCGTTGAGCTGCGATAACTATACACTTTGTCAGCAGAATAGATAGTTATTTCTCATTTTATTTTCTTGTTGAGCGATTTTTTTCTTGGCATTTTTAAAAGGGAGCGGGCGATAAAACCTTTTAAATCATACTGCTGGGTAGAAAATTTTAACCGTTCAATCTGTCTTTAAACGGTTCAGGCAAGTTGCAGAAAATTGGCGTCTCGAGTGCTCTTTTATGATGAACAGCTAAAATAAGTCGCCGTTAAACAGGGTTCCAACTCAGTCTGGCTCGGTGAAAAACAGGTTGGATTTAATGCAGGGTGAAAGCAGGCAGAAAAATGTGGCTGTTTTTATCTGCACCACGCCAACCTGAGCCTTGAACATCGCATGATGAAGCCACAAGACGGCTCTTTGGGGGCTGAGCCGTTTGGCGCAGTCGGCTGCAGGGGCGGTCAGGGATATTGCGCGCTAGGCTTTGCCACGACACCTTCTGTCTTTCACAGACACCCTCTGTCTGCCTCCATAGGTTCAGTCTCTATACGATTTGTCAGCAGATGGTGGCTTTATGGCGCGCATCGCATCCCAGCAGCAACAGATACCGCTGTATTGACGGGAAAATCCCTAGCGGGGCCAATCCTGGCGTCGTCAATCATGCCGGGCTTCGTGGGTGAGGGTGGGCATCAATCCACTGGCGCAGCCAGCCTCAAAGGAGGATATCCAGCGCCTCAGACTGAGGCACTGCCCGATGTCGTCTTGCCCGCTGACCCACTGCCTGACTTGGAGCTTGCGGCCTTGGCGTTAAGCTCGTCCACTTCAATCCCCAGGGACGCCGCAAGGTTTGAGAGCGCGTCGGCGCGGCTGTGGAAGATGGGCAGGTCGCTGTGGTGGTCAACGAAGTTGGCTTCCCACTTGTATTTGCGCGGCACCACCAGATACACATTACAGCCACAGTCTTTGGCATCCAGCAGCACGTTTTCGATGGCAAGGCCCGTGGTGGAGTCCATGTAGGGCACGCGGCACAAATCCAGCACCAGGGTTTCGGCAGACTTCACCGCAATGGATTCGCGCTGCAAGGTCTTGGCGACGCCGAAAATCATAGGTCCGCTCAGGCTCAAAAGCAGGGTGTTGGATTTCTCGTTGATGGCATCCAGCAGACGCTTTTCGTTGGGGCGCATGTCGGACGCTTCCCCCGAGTCGTTGATGGCGTTGATGTTG
The window above is part of the Shewanella litorisediminis genome. Proteins encoded here:
- a CDS encoding ISAs1 family transposase; protein product: MNLLEHLETLPDPRKEINLKHNLVDVVFLTLSAVLSGATGWKSIQEFGEEQLDWLRQYRQFEYGIPRRHCIANIIKALDSELLLQTVFSWINEKRQSEGKSVIALDGKTMRGAWSDDVKNALHVVSAFDVSNGVTLYQDSSNTKGKEAEIARNVIDALALDNAIVTLDALHCQVATMSTITQRKGDFVIQVKSNQKALLEEVQASFRNLYDSKELETYEQSNTGHGRKECRTVMQTEAELSPDLKKKWPHIKSLIEVASERTVNGSTSCSSRWYVSSLPVDAEEAARTIRDHWAVENQLHWVLDVVFREDALKVSDPEGAKHLALFNRAALSAIKQHNGKKDSLAGKRRRAAWSPVFRSELLFG
- the cspE gene encoding cold-shock protein is translated as MSIKTTGLVKWFNETKGFGFITPDNGGADVFVHFRAIAVDGFKTLAEGQQVQFNVEQGSKGPQAANVTLA